A genome region from Danio aesculapii chromosome 2, fDanAes4.1, whole genome shotgun sequence includes the following:
- the gadd45bb gene encoding growth arrest and DNA-damage-inducible, beta b, which produces MTLEEVVGCNSTERKMETVSEALEELLMAAQRQNCLTVGVYESAQLMNVDPDSVVLCVLATDEEDENDVALQIHFTLIQAFCCDIDINIVRVSGMRRLAQVLEEPLSTDNNANEPRDLHCILVTNPQAEHLKLKEVGSYCKESRCKNQWVPSIALQER; this is translated from the exons AATGGAAACTGTGAGCGAGGCTCTGGAGGAGCTGCTGATGGCTGCACAACGACAAAACTGCCTGACAGTTGGAGTCTACGAGTCTGCACAGCTCATGAATGT GGATCCAGACAGCGTGGTGCTGTGCGTTCTGGCGACCGACGAGGAGGACGAGAATGATGTTGCGCTTCAGATCCACTTCACGCTCATCCAAGCCTTCTGCTGCGACATCGACATCAACATTGTGCGCGTGTCCGGCATGAGGCGTCTGGCACAGGTTCTCGAAGAGCCTCTGTCCACTGACAACAACGCCAATGAACCAAGAGACCTTCACTGCATTCTTGTTACT AACCCTCAAGCTGAGCATCTCAAGCTGAAGGAGGTGGGAAGTTACTGCAAGGAAAGCCGCTGCAAGAACCAGTGGGTGCCCTCTATTGCCCTGCAAGAGCGCTGA